The Gemmatimonadaceae bacterium genome includes a window with the following:
- a CDS encoding threonine/serine dehydratase, whose product MLDYSDMIAARERIAGYVHRTPTLSASRIGEHVGVQAWLKCEVLQKTGSFKVRGALNAIRQLTTAERRRGVVGVSAGNHAQALAWAARAAGTSCTVVMPSDAVQAKLDATRGYGATVVQHQWGSAMFDKARELAIEHGYVFIHPFDDPRVVAGQGTVGMEILEDLPEVDAIVVPVGGGGLLAGIAIAAKHLKPSVKVFGVEPVGAQALRRSLDAGRVTAIDRPQTIADGLAAPMTTELPLTVAQRHVDDVVLVRDDEIVDAMRLILSSAKLLAEPAGAAGVAALITGKLSMPANSRVVCVVSGGNVDAARLKELL is encoded by the coding sequence ATGCTCGATTATTCCGACATGATCGCCGCCCGCGAGCGCATTGCCGGATATGTGCACCGCACTCCCACGCTTTCCGCGTCGCGCATTGGCGAGCACGTCGGCGTGCAGGCGTGGCTCAAGTGCGAGGTGCTGCAGAAGACCGGATCGTTCAAGGTGCGCGGTGCGCTCAATGCCATCCGCCAACTCACCACTGCCGAGCGGCGGCGGGGTGTGGTGGGTGTCTCGGCGGGCAACCATGCGCAGGCGCTGGCGTGGGCGGCGCGCGCGGCCGGCACTTCGTGCACCGTCGTCATGCCGAGCGACGCCGTGCAGGCCAAACTCGACGCGACCCGCGGATACGGTGCCACGGTGGTGCAGCACCAGTGGGGTTCGGCGATGTTCGACAAAGCGCGTGAGCTGGCGATCGAGCACGGCTACGTCTTCATCCACCCGTTCGATGATCCCCGCGTGGTCGCCGGGCAGGGCACGGTGGGGATGGAAATTCTCGAGGATCTTCCCGAGGTCGATGCGATCGTCGTTCCCGTGGGCGGCGGCGGACTGTTGGCGGGCATCGCGATCGCGGCCAAGCATCTCAAGCCGTCGGTCAAGGTTTTCGGCGTCGAACCCGTGGGGGCGCAGGCGCTGCGCCGCAGCCTCGATGCGGGGCGCGTCACGGCAATCGACCGGCCACAGACCATTGCCGACGGGCTCGCGGCCCCGATGACCACCGAGTTGCCACTCACCGTGGCCCAGCGCCACGTGGACGACGTGGTCCTGGTCCGTGACGACGAGATCGTCGACGCGATGCGACTGATTCTCAGCTCTGCCAAGCTGCTCGCCGAACCGGCGGGCGCCGCCGGCGTGGCGGCGCTGATCACAGGCAAGCTCTCCATGCCGGCCAACTCCCGCGTGGTCTGCGTGGTGAGCGGCGGCAATGTGGACGCGGCCCGCCTCAAGGAGCTGCTCTAA
- a CDS encoding carboxypeptidase regulatory-like domain-containing protein, producing MNHALIIRGAAVALFGAVIARPTAAQQPTAPASIVGIAYDSVRSQPMARAEIAIQGTTLFAVAGDDGHFHFDSVAPGQHRLIVGHPILDSLGIQLMTPPLTFSAGKQATLDLATPSAATLVKMLCPAAWLTRGPAALFGRVHNADTGLPVPNASVSVVWYEIDYLKLSKIPRLREATTGKDGTYRICGLPASFDGKVQVNYAGLKSGDVPVSFNKSVLEMRSLSVASAAPVTVATGDTNPQPRHALAVASLRGRVLGTTGLPVAGARVQLEGTFHSVNSGADGSFQLDSLPSGSQVVRAMFIGFTPVEQSVELSSNTPVTVTLQMQKEVAMLPTVTTQARRLSGLDAVGFTQREKTGMGFYLDEKTIDRKQASKFTDLLTAVPGIHVSQSGYDTYVTDNRNPMGGCVQYVVDGSPWTSVSPGDINSFIQGYDVGAIEVYHGADTPPQFQFAGQSGCVVIVAWTKWRLDRNTGGGR from the coding sequence ATGAACCACGCCTTGATCATTCGCGGCGCCGCAGTCGCGCTGTTCGGCGCCGTGATCGCCCGTCCCACCGCCGCCCAACAGCCAACGGCCCCGGCGTCGATAGTCGGAATCGCGTACGACAGCGTGCGGAGCCAACCGATGGCCCGGGCCGAGATCGCCATCCAGGGCACCACACTTTTCGCCGTGGCCGGTGACGACGGCCACTTTCATTTCGATAGCGTCGCGCCCGGCCAGCATCGCCTGATCGTCGGGCATCCGATTCTCGATTCGCTCGGCATTCAACTCATGACTCCGCCGCTCACGTTCAGCGCCGGCAAGCAGGCCACGCTCGACTTGGCCACACCCTCGGCAGCGACACTCGTCAAGATGCTCTGCCCGGCCGCCTGGCTCACGCGTGGCCCTGCCGCGCTGTTCGGCCGCGTGCACAACGCCGATACCGGCCTGCCCGTCCCCAACGCCAGCGTCTCGGTGGTGTGGTACGAGATCGACTATCTGAAGCTGAGCAAGATCCCGCGTCTGCGCGAAGCGACGACGGGCAAGGACGGCACGTACCGCATCTGCGGGCTCCCCGCCAGCTTCGATGGCAAGGTCCAGGTCAATTACGCCGGCCTGAAGAGCGGCGACGTTCCCGTTTCCTTCAACAAGTCCGTGCTCGAGATGCGTAGCCTCAGCGTCGCGTCGGCCGCGCCGGTGACGGTGGCGACCGGGGATACCAATCCGCAGCCGCGCCACGCGCTGGCGGTGGCCAGCCTGCGCGGCCGCGTGCTCGGGACGACCGGACTCCCCGTAGCCGGTGCACGGGTGCAGCTCGAAGGAACCTTCCACTCGGTGAATTCCGGGGCCGATGGTTCGTTCCAACTCGACAGCCTCCCGTCGGGATCACAGGTCGTGCGTGCTATGTTCATCGGTTTCACGCCGGTGGAGCAATCGGTGGAGTTGTCGAGCAACACGCCGGTGACGGTGACCCTGCAGATGCAAAAGGAGGTCGCCATGCTTCCCACGGTGACCACCCAGGCGCGGCGGCTGAGCGGACTCGACGCCGTGGGCTTCACGCAGCGCGAGAAGACCGGCATGGGTTTCTACCTCGACGAGAAAACGATCGACCGGAAGCAGGCGAGCAAGTTCACGGATCTTCTCACGGCCGTGCCCGGAATCCACGTCTCACAGTCCGGCTACGACACGTACGTCACGGACAACCGCAACCCCATGGGGGGATGCGTTCAGTACGTGGTCGACGGATCCCCTTGGACGTCGGTTTCACCCGGCGACATCAACAGCTTCATCCAGGGCTACGACGTGGGAGCGATTGAGGTCTACCACGGCGCCGACACCCCACCGCAATTTCAATTCGCTGGTCAGAGCGGATGCGTAGTGATCGTCGCCTGGACCAAGTGGCGGCTCGATCGCAACACCGGAGGCGGGCGTTAG
- a CDS encoding DUF502 domain-containing protein, whose protein sequence is MSRLLNYFLKGLIVTAPVFITIYICYVIFTTIDSWLGLPIPGAGFVVSILLITLVGFTAQTFASRVLLTGLDSLFNRLPFVRLLYSSTRDLLNAFVGEQRRFDKPVLVTLAGGTGARVFGFLTQESVDNFGVADSVTVYVPQSYGFAGNLVVFPAAQVHRLDADSAHVMAFIISGGVTKVPER, encoded by the coding sequence ATGTCACGACTGCTGAACTACTTCCTCAAGGGGCTGATCGTCACAGCCCCCGTGTTCATCACGATCTACATCTGCTACGTGATCTTCACGACGATCGACAGCTGGCTGGGGCTGCCGATCCCCGGTGCGGGATTCGTGGTCTCGATCCTGCTGATCACGCTTGTCGGATTCACGGCGCAAACGTTCGCCAGCCGCGTCCTGCTCACGGGGCTGGATTCGTTGTTCAACCGTCTGCCGTTCGTGCGTCTGCTCTATTCGAGCACGCGCGATCTGCTGAATGCGTTCGTGGGTGAACAGCGGCGCTTCGACAAGCCGGTGCTGGTCACGCTGGCTGGCGGCACGGGCGCGCGCGTGTTCGGATTTCTCACGCAGGAATCGGTGGACAACTTCGGCGTTGCCGACTCGGTGACGGTATACGTGCCACAGTCCTATGGTTTCGCTGGCAACCTCGTGGTGTTCCCCGCGGCACAGGTGCACCGCCTCGACGCCGACAGCGCCCACGTGATGGCATTCATTATTTCCGGCGGTGTGACCAAAGTGCCAGAACGCTGA
- a CDS encoding 1-acyl-sn-glycerol-3-phosphate acyltransferase produces MPAHSRVPDIGDALPRSGGSISRALGRGVLGLLGWRIEGTLPNVAKAVVIVAPHTSNWDFVIGIAAKFALGLRAAWLGKNTLFRGPLGPVMRWLGGIPVDRSKPHDVVAQTVARFAGSERLVLGISPEGTRKAVARWRMGFYHIACGAAVPIVPVAFDWSRHALVIGPPLVPSDDPDADLAALAACFAPARGRRGELTSPPR; encoded by the coding sequence ATGCCCGCCCATTCTCGCGTTCCCGACATTGGCGACGCGCTCCCCAGAAGCGGCGGCTCCATCTCCCGCGCACTTGGCCGCGGCGTGCTTGGTCTCCTCGGATGGCGCATCGAGGGCACCCTTCCCAACGTCGCCAAGGCAGTGGTGATCGTGGCCCCCCATACGTCCAACTGGGACTTCGTGATCGGGATCGCCGCGAAGTTCGCCCTCGGACTGCGCGCCGCGTGGCTGGGCAAGAACACCCTGTTCCGCGGCCCATTGGGCCCCGTCATGCGTTGGCTCGGCGGTATTCCCGTGGACCGCTCAAAGCCGCACGACGTCGTGGCGCAAACGGTGGCCAGGTTCGCCGGATCGGAACGCCTGGTGCTCGGCATCTCACCGGAGGGCACGCGCAAAGCCGTCGCGCGCTGGCGCATGGGGTTCTACCACATCGCCTGCGGAGCCGCCGTGCCGATTGTGCCGGTGGCGTTCGACTGGTCGCGGCACGCCCTCGTTATCGGTCCACCGCTCGTGCCCAGCGACGACCCCGACGCCGATCTCGCGGCGCTGGCAGCGTGCTTCGCGCCCGCCCGCGGCCGCCGCGGCGAATTGACGTCACCACCGCGCTAG
- a CDS encoding HD domain-containing protein has protein sequence MQGLANRVKQALYDHFEQTLVVVLVASLLLINFAVDYKLAFLSFYYLPVIAAGFLIGRRHAVWAAVLTVLLVTFFQAVTGLGGTPGFSVPTVMYFVPWGGFLILTSYVVGTLADQRKDRADDVKRTYFALLELLTFHLDAADRHRRGHSYRVAERAMAIGRKLGMRGGEIEDLRVAGLLHEMGPQDPRVARMFADFPREVRKVPVAASMHAALDTVTAYGRYHELIGDDWPVDALRITMAVKILAVADAYETLLTPTDTRPPFAPWNALEEIDRSAGRTFATEVVHALRHTIVPESVEEADEKPPLKLVVTRGA, from the coding sequence GTGCAAGGACTAGCGAATCGGGTAAAGCAGGCCCTTTACGATCACTTCGAGCAGACACTCGTCGTCGTACTCGTGGCCTCGTTGCTGCTCATCAACTTCGCGGTGGACTACAAGCTCGCTTTCCTGAGCTTCTATTACCTGCCGGTCATCGCTGCCGGATTCCTGATCGGGCGCCGCCATGCCGTGTGGGCGGCCGTGCTCACGGTTCTGTTGGTGACGTTTTTTCAGGCAGTTACCGGATTGGGGGGTACGCCGGGCTTCTCGGTTCCTACGGTGATGTATTTCGTGCCGTGGGGCGGGTTCTTGATCTTGACCAGTTACGTGGTGGGTACGCTGGCAGACCAGCGGAAGGACCGGGCCGACGACGTGAAGCGGACGTATTTCGCGCTGCTCGAGCTACTCACCTTCCATCTCGATGCGGCGGACCGGCATCGCCGCGGCCACAGCTATCGCGTGGCCGAGCGGGCCATGGCGATCGGCCGCAAGCTCGGCATGCGAGGCGGGGAGATCGAGGATCTGCGCGTAGCCGGCCTGCTGCACGAGATGGGTCCGCAGGATCCGCGCGTAGCGCGTATGTTCGCCGACTTCCCGCGCGAGGTTCGCAAGGTGCCCGTGGCGGCATCGATGCATGCTGCGCTCGACACGGTCACGGCGTATGGCCGGTATCACGAGTTGATCGGCGATGACTGGCCGGTGGATGCTCTGCGCATCACCATGGCGGTGAAGATTCTCGCAGTGGCGGACGCCTATGAAACGCTGCTCACGCCCACCGACACGCGTCCGCCATTCGCGCCGTGGAACGCGCTGGAGGAGATCGATCGCAGCGCCGGCCGTACATTCGCCACGGAAGTGGTCCACGCGTTGCGGCACACGATCGTTCCGGAGTCCGTTGAGGAGGCCGACGAGAAGCCGCCGCTCAAGCTAGTCGTGACGCGGGGCGCCTGA
- a CDS encoding ferric reductase-like transmembrane domain-containing protein produces MTPLDLSSDVALVALCLLTTNLLLGLLLSMHYNPWTHWPHRRFNYFKLHNWNAYLALALAVLHAVLLLAVKTPAFRFIDLVYPVDGPKQPWINTIGAAALYILCLVVISSYYRVEIGRRRWKLLHLLTYVTAALFYAHGLLTDPTLKDRPIDYLDGEKVLVEICALLVLALALYRLRWGIRRREEHRAVHTAARAA; encoded by the coding sequence GTGACACCACTCGATCTGTCGAGCGACGTCGCCCTCGTGGCGCTGTGTCTGCTCACCACGAATCTACTGCTCGGGTTGCTGCTCTCCATGCATTACAACCCGTGGACCCATTGGCCGCACCGGCGTTTCAACTATTTCAAGCTCCACAATTGGAACGCGTACCTCGCGTTGGCCCTGGCCGTCCTCCACGCCGTACTGCTCCTGGCCGTGAAGACGCCGGCGTTCCGGTTCATCGACCTCGTCTATCCGGTTGACGGCCCCAAGCAGCCGTGGATCAATACGATCGGCGCAGCGGCGCTCTACATCCTCTGTCTGGTGGTCATCAGTTCGTACTACCGGGTGGAGATCGGACGCCGACGGTGGAAGCTGCTCCACTTGCTCACCTACGTCACCGCCGCGCTGTTTTACGCGCACGGGCTTCTCACCGACCCGACGCTCAAGGACCGACCGATCGACTATCTGGACGGAGAGAAGGTGCTGGTCGAGATCTGCGCGCTCCTGGTGCTCGCCCTCGCGCTGTACCGCCTACGCTGGGGAATCCGCCGCCGGGAGGAGCACCGCGCGGTCCACACCGCCGCCCGGGCGGCGTGA